The Patescibacteria group bacterium DNA window TCTTTTTTCCGGTTTGTTTAGCCAGAATGATGGAAGACACCTTCTCATCGTAATTAAAAACTTCCGCATCCTTAATTGTCTTTTCATCGAAAGAGACCACTTTTTCTTCGGCGTTCTCCAATCCTTTGTAAAGTTCTCCCAGGTTTACGCCTAATGCTTCGCAGATCTTAAGATGTGTATTGAGATTGCCCGTTGTTACGCCGTTCTCAATGCGGCTCAAAGTAGCTTTGGCAACCCCGGAAATCTCAGCGAGTTTATCCAGCGTTAGATCCTTCTGTTTCCTCAATGCTTTAAGTTTTTCGCCTAATTTCATAGCTTTCTCCTTTGTTTAAAGATATCATAACTGGAACAAAAAGTCAAACGAAATTGGAAAAATTATTGTGCTAAGATTGCAAATTTACATATTCATATCATTTTGAATTACAATATGTTACGCATTTTGTTCCATTTATGGAAAAATAATTATTGACATAAATGGAACAAAGTGTATACTCGTTATTGCAACAAAAGTTATATGCTGCCGCAAAAATGAGAGAAATAATCGCCTTTGAACTTAGAGAAGAACTCGCCGAGCAATTCCTCAAAAAGGGTATGCCTCGTCATTGCGGTTTATGTAAAGACAATACGGTCTGTTCGCGCCGTAATCCTGAATCTCATTGTTTATGGTTGAAACGCAGGAGAATATCTATGAAAAGGCTTCTTGTTGTTTTAAGCTTTATTTCGTTTTTTCCAGTTTCGGTTTTCGCGGCATCCCCAACCTTGGGCCCGGTTTCTCCCGCCAGCACGGTTCTTTCGGTCAATGATTATGCGACATTTACGACTGTGTATAACGATGCGGATGGATGGAAAAATATCAAGATGGCCTATATCCATGTGAATGTGACGACTAATAAGACGAATTCGTTTGAGGCTTATTATAACCGAGCAACCAATAAGCTTTATTTACGCAACGATGCCAATACTTCATGGGGGACAGGATGCGCACCTGGAACGGCCAGAATGCTTGAGAATTCATATGTCAGGATGGATTGTTCACAAATAAGCGTTTCCGGTAGCGGCACGAAAATGACGGTTCGCTGGGTGGTTTTATTCAAAGAAACTTTTTTGGGCGCAAAGAACATATACCTATATGTGCAGGATGCTGGGGGTTTAAAAGCCGGCTGGACAAAAAAGGGTGTATGCACGATCACAGAACCAGGGACAATCATAGGGTCTGAGGGGGGTGAAGTCCTTTCATCTGACGGGAAGACAAAATTGATCATTCCGGAAGGTGCCATATCTGCAGCGCGTGGTTTTGAGATACTCCCCGTGAACCCAGAGGTCATGGAAGGCGCTGTGCCAAATCAGACAATCCTTCTGAATGTTGTCGAGTGCAAACCTTATGGTCTGGTTTTTAATATTCCAGTTCAACTCATTTATCAACTGGACCAGGCCGGTATTCCGGGGACGCCGGTTGAATTGGGACTCTACGATAGCGTACAACAGAAGATCAACTCTACGGGAAAGACGTCGGTTATTTCCTCTGATGGTTTTAGTGTAACGTTTCTGGTGGATCATTTTTCCACATATGCGGCTTTGATAAATCTGGTTTCTCAGGGTGCGCCGATCGGCGGCGGAGTCAAGATTCCGTTGCCGGATCTTTTAACAGGGGCATTCAGCCATAGTCTTCCGATAACTGTGGCGCCGGGGCGAAAAGGCATACAGCCTTCGCTTGCGCTTGTCTATCGTTCTTCAAATGCGAATTCTTGGCTGGGCATGGGGTTTGATCTGAAGCAAGGATATATTGTCCGATCCACGCGTCTGGGCGTGCCGACGTACGACGATACCAAAGATACATTCTATTTAGTTACGGATGCCGGGACCACGGAATTGGTGCATTTGGTCGATAACCTGTATCAGGCAAAAATTGAATCTTCGTTTACCAGATTTTATAAGGAGAACAATGACAGATGGAGAGCTTTGGGGAAAGACGGCAATATCTTGAAATTCGGCGAGACGGATGAAAGCAAGGAGGCGGGTTGGGGAGGGACATTTGCTTGGTATTTGACTAAGGTTTTGGATACGAATGGTAACGATGTGAAATATGATTACTTTAAGGATGCCGGGAAGGCATATTTATTGCGTATCACTTATACAGGAAATGAAAATGCCGGCGTTGCGGGCAGGAATACGGTTGATTTTGTTCTAGAGGACAGGGCAGACCATATACTTAACTATATGAGCGGGGCAAAGATAGAGACAGCAAAGCGTCTTAAAGAGATCCTGGCAAAGTGTAACGGCGACCTGGTTTGGCGTTATGCCATCGAATATGGCAAGAGTGATGACACGGATCGTTCGATCGTGTCTTCATTCCAACAGTGTGCCAGCGACGGTATTTGTTTTCCCAGCCAAATCTTTGAGTACCAAAACAATAACTAAGATAGAGGTATTTATGCGCAAAATTGTCTCTGTTGTTTTGATCTGTGCTCATATATTGGTGTTCGGTGGCGTGAAAGAGTCATTGGCGTTCGGTATGGCTGGTTCAACCTTGGTGATACAAAGTGGCGCCGTCGCTCAAGGGGCAGGAAGCCGAGCGGCCTCAAATTTTAGTCTCGTCCAGGATGGTTTGGGTGAGTCGTGTGTCGGCCGGGCCCAGAGTGCAGCTTTAGTTCTGGAAAGCGGTTATATGGCAACAATTAAATCAAATCCACCCATTTTAACGCAAGCCATCCCCAATCAGAATTGGCAGGAGAATGAGGCTAAAACAAATGCATTTGACTTTGATGATCACTTTTTGAGCTTTGATGGCAATGTCTTGAATTATTCCGTCAGCGGTAATCAGAATATTGTCGTTCAGATTGATCCTGCGACACACGAGGTAGGCTTTTCACAAGCCCAGGGATGGTTTGGCACTGAGAAGGTTGTGTTCAAGGCAGAGGATACGGAAGGAAATTCCGTCAACTCGAATGAAGTGACCCTGCAGGTGGGAGGTGTGGATAATGCGCCTGTTCTTGATTATATTCCTGACATTTATGGGGATGAAAACCAGGAAATTGTGATTATGCCGCACGCGACCGACTTGGATGATGATGAGATCGCCTATGCGTTTACGGCACCGTTT harbors:
- a CDS encoding SpvB/TcaC N-terminal domain-containing protein gives rise to the protein MEQSVYSLLQQKLYAAAKMREIIAFELREELAEQFLKKGMPRHCGLCKDNTVCSRRNPESHCLWLKRRRISMKRLLVVLSFISFFPVSVFAASPTLGPVSPASTVLSVNDYATFTTVYNDADGWKNIKMAYIHVNVTTNKTNSFEAYYNRATNKLYLRNDANTSWGTGCAPGTARMLENSYVRMDCSQISVSGSGTKMTVRWVVLFKETFLGAKNIYLYVQDAGGLKAGWTKKGVCTITEPGTIIGSEGGEVLSSDGKTKLIIPEGAISAARGFEILPVNPEVMEGAVPNQTILLNVVECKPYGLVFNIPVQLIYQLDQAGIPGTPVELGLYDSVQQKINSTGKTSVISSDGFSVTFLVDHFSTYAALINLVSQGAPIGGGVKIPLPDLLTGAFSHSLPITVAPGRKGIQPSLALVYRSSNANSWLGMGFDLKQGYIVRSTRLGVPTYDDTKDTFYLVTDAGTTELVHLVDNLYQAKIESSFTRFYKENNDRWRALGKDGNILKFGETDESKEAGWGGTFAWYLTKVLDTNGNDVKYDYFKDAGKAYLLRITYTGNENAGVAGRNTVDFVLEDRADHILNYMSGAKIETAKRLKEILAKCNGDLVWRYAIEYGKSDDTDRSIVSSFQQCASDGICFPSQIFEYQNNN
- a CDS encoding XRE family transcriptional regulator; protein product: MKLGEKLKALRKQKDLTLDKLAEISGVAKATLSRIENGVTTGNLNTHLKICEALGVNLGELYKGLENAEEKVVSFDEKTIKDAEVFNYDEKVSSIILAKQTGKKKMLPQLLIIEPQKGTPTEENSPGTDKFIFCLEGETELKIGDKTYQLKKNGSTYFDASLPHSVKNAGSKTAKLITVVSPVAL